The Carassius carassius chromosome 2, fCarCar2.1, whole genome shotgun sequence genome has a segment encoding these proteins:
- the LOC132102871 gene encoding transmembrane protein 151B isoform X1, which produces MQEATADGEEPILNRAEREEQRPVKQSLAVSLCRESNWKCLLLTLLMFGCFGTLAWCKLCKVPVLAPTEPEAAVVEPGDPSTTSAISNVYIPLEVDLYSPCSSGYIYIPLAFLAMLYVVYLVECWHCYSKTAMLAQAEVAEVYERVQRLQQATPCIWWKAISYHYVRRTRQVTRYRNGDAYTTTQVYHERVNTHAASLEFDYARYGVKDVSKELRGLMDYPAVRLRFTKCFSFASARAEAAYLTQRARFFGENEGLDDYMEAREGMHLKNVDFREHILAFPDSSRQPWYARCKIFWLASVLLLSWPFRVVAEYRTAYVHYHVEKLFGEADDNSRGDVTENGGGNESGNGPGSGTGSSYPAISRVNTVDMTELEWHIRCNQQMVPSYSEALLMDPGSGGNQGTNTPPVGQGTNSTVGGPTLPVAFASAYLLQNCPRCRRTTSSASLPSRLRGPTAALLSGTMGGMRASGSGVGPGGPGRLVLSRSGFSLGRLQAPRPSSLFHSRSVSGGLATRGEEASGGAGFLGLGTRQDEESRRVLGGEVDEDEEVPNVVEREEGVERDGEEREQQEDAEEDENREGDGPPTYQDAFFFPVLIVHGEESCHSGEDIS; this is translated from the coding sequence CAGCGTCCAGTGAAGCAGTCCTTGGCTGTCTCTCTGTGTCGAGAGTCTAACTGGAAGTGCCTTCTCCTCACTCTGCTCATGTTTGGGTGTTTTGGTACATTGGCCTGGTGCAAGCTGTGCAAAGTTCCAGTGCTAGCTCCGACAGAGCCAGAGGCTGCCGTTGTGGAGCCTGGAGACCCCTCTACGACCTCAGCAATCTCCAATGTCTATATCCCCCTAGAAGTGGATCTGTATAGTCCCTGTTCCAGCGGCTACATTTATATTCCTCTCGCTTTCTTGGCCATGCTGTATGTGGTCTACCTGGTGGAATGCTGGCACTGCTACTCCAAGACAGCCATGTTGGCTCAAGCAGAGGTTGCGGAGGTGTATGAGCGTGTACAGAGGCTGCAGCAAGCAACACCGTGCATTTGGTGGAAGGCCATCAGTTATCACTATGTGCGACGAACAAGACAGGTAACGCGCTACCGCAACGGGGATGCCTATACCACTACGCAAGTGTATCATGAGCGTGTAAACACGCATGCTGCAAGTTTAGAGTTTGACTATGCGAGGTATGGCGTCAAAGATGTTTCAAAGGAGCTAAGAGGCCTAATGGATTACCCAGCAGTACGGCTGCGCTTCACCAAATGCTTTAGTTTCGCCAGTGCCCGAGCGGAGGCTGCCTACCTCACCCAGCGTGCACGATTTTTTGGTGAAAACGAAGGACTTGATGATTACATGGAGGCACGGGAGGGAATGCATTTGAAGAATGTGGACTTCCGTGAGCACATCCTTGCTTTCCCAGACTCATCCAGACAGCCCTGGTATGCCAGGTGTAAAATTTTCTGGCTGGCCTCAGTCCTGCTTCTGTCCTGGCCATTTCGGGTTGTAGCAGAGTATCGTACTGCATATGTGCACTACCATGTAGAGAAATTGTTTGGTGAGGCTGATGATAACAGTAGGGGTGACGTAACTGAGAATGGTGGAGGCAACGAGAGTGGAAACGGACCTGGATCTGGGACTGGATCGAGCTATCCTGCCATTTCACGTGTCAATACGGTGGACATGACAGAGCTGGAGTGGCACATTCGCTGCAACCAGCAGATGGTGCCAAGCTACTCTGAGGCTCTGTTGATGGATCCTGGTTCAGGGGGTAACCAAGGTACCAACACTCCTCCAGTTGGGCAAGGGACTAACTCAACAGTGGGTGGCCCAACTCTTCCAGTGGCCTTTGCTTCGGCGTACTTGCTCCAGAATTGTCCTCGTTGCCGCCGCACCACAAGCAGTGCTTCCCTGCCATCCCGGCTGAGAGGCCCGACTGCAGCCCTGCTGAGTGGAACCATGGGTGGGATGAGAGCTAGTGGATCAGGAGTTGGTCCTGGAGGACCAGGTCGGCTCGTTCTGAGCAGGAGTGGGTTCTCATTAGGACGACTCCAAGCTCCTCGGCCATCATCCCTCTTCCACTCCCGAAGTGTCAGTGGAGGACTTGCGACAAGAGGAGAAGAGGCAAGTGGGGGAGCTGGTTTCTTAGGTTTGGGAACCAGACAAGATGAAGAGAGCAGAAGAGTGCTGGGGGGAGAGgttgatgaggatgaggaggtgCCAAATGTGGTGGAAAGAGAAGAAGGAGTTGAGAGAGACGGGGAGGAAAGAGAACAACAGGAGGATGCAGAAGAAGATGAAAACAGGGAGGGAGATGGACCTCCTACATATCAGGATGCCTTTTTCTTCCCGGTGTTGATTGTGCATGGAGAGGAGAGTTGCCATTCAGGTGAGGACATTTCCTGA
- the LOC132102871 gene encoding transmembrane protein 151B isoform X2: MQEATADGEEPILNRAEREEQRPVKQSLAVSLCRESNWKCLLLTLLMFGCFGTLAWCKLCKVPVLAPTEPEAAVVEPGDPSTTSAISNVYIPLEVDLYSPCSSGYIYIPLAFLAMLYVVYLVECWHCYSKTAMLAQAEVAEVYERVQRLQQATPCIWWKAISYHYVRRTRQVTRYRNGDAYTTTQVYHERVNTHAASLEFDYARYGVKDVSKELRGLMDYPAVRLRFTKCFSFASARAEAAYLTQRARFFGENEGLDDYMEAREGMHLKNVDFREHILAFPDSSRQPWYARCKIFWLASVLLLSWPFRVVAEYRTAYVHYHVEKLFGEADDNSRGDVTENGGGNESGNGPGSGTGSSYPAISRVNTVDMTELEWHIRCNQQMVPSYSEALLMDPGSGGNQGTNTPPVGQGTNSTVGGPTLPVAFASAYLLQNCPRCRRTTSSASLPSRLRGPTAALLSGTMGGMRASGSGVGPGGPGRLVLSRSGFSLGRLQAPRPSSLFHSRSVSGGLATRGEEASGGAGFLGLGTRQDEESRRVLGGEVDEDEEVPNVVEREEGVERDGEEREQQEDAEEDENREGDGPPTYQDAFFFPVLIVHGEESCHSDDD, from the coding sequence CAGCGTCCAGTGAAGCAGTCCTTGGCTGTCTCTCTGTGTCGAGAGTCTAACTGGAAGTGCCTTCTCCTCACTCTGCTCATGTTTGGGTGTTTTGGTACATTGGCCTGGTGCAAGCTGTGCAAAGTTCCAGTGCTAGCTCCGACAGAGCCAGAGGCTGCCGTTGTGGAGCCTGGAGACCCCTCTACGACCTCAGCAATCTCCAATGTCTATATCCCCCTAGAAGTGGATCTGTATAGTCCCTGTTCCAGCGGCTACATTTATATTCCTCTCGCTTTCTTGGCCATGCTGTATGTGGTCTACCTGGTGGAATGCTGGCACTGCTACTCCAAGACAGCCATGTTGGCTCAAGCAGAGGTTGCGGAGGTGTATGAGCGTGTACAGAGGCTGCAGCAAGCAACACCGTGCATTTGGTGGAAGGCCATCAGTTATCACTATGTGCGACGAACAAGACAGGTAACGCGCTACCGCAACGGGGATGCCTATACCACTACGCAAGTGTATCATGAGCGTGTAAACACGCATGCTGCAAGTTTAGAGTTTGACTATGCGAGGTATGGCGTCAAAGATGTTTCAAAGGAGCTAAGAGGCCTAATGGATTACCCAGCAGTACGGCTGCGCTTCACCAAATGCTTTAGTTTCGCCAGTGCCCGAGCGGAGGCTGCCTACCTCACCCAGCGTGCACGATTTTTTGGTGAAAACGAAGGACTTGATGATTACATGGAGGCACGGGAGGGAATGCATTTGAAGAATGTGGACTTCCGTGAGCACATCCTTGCTTTCCCAGACTCATCCAGACAGCCCTGGTATGCCAGGTGTAAAATTTTCTGGCTGGCCTCAGTCCTGCTTCTGTCCTGGCCATTTCGGGTTGTAGCAGAGTATCGTACTGCATATGTGCACTACCATGTAGAGAAATTGTTTGGTGAGGCTGATGATAACAGTAGGGGTGACGTAACTGAGAATGGTGGAGGCAACGAGAGTGGAAACGGACCTGGATCTGGGACTGGATCGAGCTATCCTGCCATTTCACGTGTCAATACGGTGGACATGACAGAGCTGGAGTGGCACATTCGCTGCAACCAGCAGATGGTGCCAAGCTACTCTGAGGCTCTGTTGATGGATCCTGGTTCAGGGGGTAACCAAGGTACCAACACTCCTCCAGTTGGGCAAGGGACTAACTCAACAGTGGGTGGCCCAACTCTTCCAGTGGCCTTTGCTTCGGCGTACTTGCTCCAGAATTGTCCTCGTTGCCGCCGCACCACAAGCAGTGCTTCCCTGCCATCCCGGCTGAGAGGCCCGACTGCAGCCCTGCTGAGTGGAACCATGGGTGGGATGAGAGCTAGTGGATCAGGAGTTGGTCCTGGAGGACCAGGTCGGCTCGTTCTGAGCAGGAGTGGGTTCTCATTAGGACGACTCCAAGCTCCTCGGCCATCATCCCTCTTCCACTCCCGAAGTGTCAGTGGAGGACTTGCGACAAGAGGAGAAGAGGCAAGTGGGGGAGCTGGTTTCTTAGGTTTGGGAACCAGACAAGATGAAGAGAGCAGAAGAGTGCTGGGGGGAGAGgttgatgaggatgaggaggtgCCAAATGTGGTGGAAAGAGAAGAAGGAGTTGAGAGAGACGGGGAGGAAAGAGAACAACAGGAGGATGCAGAAGAAGATGAAAACAGGGAGGGAGATGGACCTCCTACATATCAGGATGCCTTTTTCTTCCCGGTGTTGATTGTGCATGGAGAGGAGAGTTGCCATTCAG